A genome region from Anolis carolinensis isolate JA03-04 chromosome 6, rAnoCar3.1.pri, whole genome shotgun sequence includes the following:
- the LOC100564736 gene encoding zinc finger and SCAN domain-containing protein 31, with the protein MAGQVQTASESGSEESRRDGFSVQDGTVQNLSQWATLRQEGIPHHLEAQWQEYMKTVQYPISGWSSSQLADMTSWDDLAAFDRMVGACQWSREGMGRLMTTLSVEAQQALSNLNARDKGEYRKAKVAALRGHANGAETQRQRFRQFRYQEAEGPREVCSWLRELCHRWLEPENRTKEQILELLILEQFLTVLPEEIQNRVRERGPETCAQAVALAEGFLLRQQENLQSGPQGSDSHQEMTINLSESQKDARQKQQDNGKAILTGAKVTSRASRPLQHPGAREERVRINPGVALRKEKSHICIDCGKCFARPSDLAKHENIHTGAKPFRCMECGTRFSQLSHLTRHQRIHTGEKPHTCTECGASFAQRASLVSHQRVHSGEQPYRCSHCQQCFSHQSALRVHERIHTGQKPYICLECGKRFVSSSTLKIHKRIHTGEKPFSCAECGKRFIQRSNLISHQRTHSGEKPFCCGVCGRRFSYPSDLTRHQKIHTGEKPFPCDECERRFTRFSDLLIHRRIHTGERPYRCLDCGRRFRQKSALVTHQRIHTKEKVAEKSNPGASLELKTNCKLKVMKTTEVEADILEKEDKQKDAP; encoded by the exons ATGGCAGGACAAGTTCAAACAGCATCAGAGTCAGGATCTGAGGAATCACGGAGAGATGGTTTCTCAGTCCAGGATGGCACCGTTCAGAATCTGTCTCAATGGGCAACACTCCGACAAGAAGGGATACCCCACCACTTGGAGGCCCAGTGGCAAGAATACATGAAAACAGTCCAATATCCTATCTCAGGATGGAGCTCTTCCCAGCTAGCAGACATGACTTCATGGGACGATCTAGCCGCATTTGACCGTATGGTTGGTGCCTGCCAGTGGTCGAGAGAAGGGATGGGCCGCCTGATGACTACTCTCAGTGTGGAAGCCCAGCAGGCCTTAAGTAACTTAAACGCCAGGGACAAAGGGGAATACAGGAAAGCCAAAGTCGCTGCCCTCCGAGGCCATGCAAACGGTGCTGAGACACAGCGCCAGCGCTTCCGCCAGTTCCGTTACCAGGAAGCCGAAGGGCCCCGTGAAGTGTGCAGCTGGTTGCGTGAGCTCTGCCATCGCTGGTTGGAGCCAGAGAATCGGACTAAAGAGCAGATTCTGGAGCTGCTGATATTGGAGCAGTTTTTGACAGTTTTGCCCGAGGAAATCCAAAACAGAGTCCGAGAACGTGGCCCTGAGACCTGTGCCCAGGCGGTAGCCTTGGCAGAGGGATTCCTTCTGAGGCAGCAAGAGAACCTGCAGAGTGGACCACAG GGTTCTGATTCACACCAGGAAATGACCATAAATCTCTCTGAAAGTCAGAAAGATGCCAGACAGAAGCAGCAGGATAATGGGAAGGCCATCTTGACAG GTGCCAAGGTCACAAGCCGAGCCAGCCGGCCACTGCAGCATCCAGGAGCCAGGGAAGAAAGGGTACGCATTAATCCTGGTGTGGCTCTGAGAAAAGAGAAATCCCATATCTGTATTGACTGTGGGAAATGCTTTGCGCGGCCCTCTGACTTGgctaaacatgaaaacatccacACGGGGGCTAAGCCCTTTCGATGCATGGAGTGCGGAACCCGATTCAGTCAGTTGTCCCACTTAACCAGACACCAGAGGATTCACACAGGGGAAAAACCACACACATGCACTGAGTGTGGGGCATCATTTGCCCAGCGGGCTTCACTGGTTAGTCACCAGAGGGTCCACTCGGGAGAGCAACCCTACCGCTGTTCTCATTGCCAGCAGTGTTTCAGCCACCAGTCGGCACTGAGAGTGCATGAACGCATCCACACAGGTCAGAAGCCCTACATCTGCTTGGAATGTGGGAAAAGGTTTGTTTCCTCCTCCACCCTTAAAATACACAAGCGGATCCATACGGGAGAGAAGCCGTTTTCCTGCGCTGAGTGTGGGAAGCGTTTCATTCAACGCTCTAATCTGATCTCACACCAGCGGACACACTCTGGAGAGAAGCCCTTTTGCTGTGGGGTGTGCGGCAGAAGGTTCAGCTACCCTTCAGACCTCACTAGGCACCAGAaaatccacactggggagaagcctttTCCCTGTGATGAATGTGAGAGGAGATTCACAAGGTTCTCAGATCTTCTCATACATCGGAGAATCCACACTGGAGAGCGGCCATATCGGTGTCTTGATTGTGGCAGAAGGTTCAGGCAGAAGAGTGCTTTGGTGACACACCAGAGAATCCACACAAAGGAGAAGGTAGCTGAAAAAAGCAATCCTGGAGCGTCATTAGAGTTAAAAACAAATTGTAAACTGAAGGTCATGAAGACAACAGAAGTTGAGGCAGACATTCTAGAGAAAGAAGACAAGCAGAAAGATGCTCCATGA
- the LOC100564934 gene encoding deleted in malignant brain tumors 1 protein encodes MASSTLSFGWRCPGRRLRDFMMVLLFLTCFWGIAWSTETPEADQPDIRLVNGSSRCSGRVEVLHNGVWGTVCDDSWGMEEARVVCRQLGCATAVTAPRNGYFGKGDGRIWLDELRCTGTESALSQCPSRPWGENDCHHGEDAGVVCSEVRLMGGSTPCTGRIEILHNQRWGTVCDNGWDLNDAHVVCREVGCGAALAATTAAKFGQGSGPVWMDQVNCTGEEDTLRKCPPKILAEHRCDHNKDAGVECTEPPEIRLTNGPSKCSGRVEILHEKLWGTICDDDWDLEDAQVVCQYLGCGTALSAPRGSRFGQGTGPIWLDGVNCTGTEKAISKCPAKEWGQHDCTHSEDAGVTCAELRLVGGLNRCSGRVEVYHNQQWGTICDSNWDLNDAQVVCRELDCGSATKATGGSRFGQGSDIIWLDQVNCTGKEAFLSECQKRPWGQHSCSHRGEASVECSDPNEVRLVNGTSRCTGRVEVLHNQQWGTVCDDGWDLTSAQVVCRELGCGVALSAPRGASFGRGADPIWLDDVKCKGTEAALRDCRLKAWGEHNCNHGEDAGAVCSELRLANGTSRCSGRVEIFYNQQWGTVCDDRWGSKQAEVVCRELGCGVPLKAHTKAFYGQGTGPIWLDDVNCQGTETSLKDCSASSWGHNNCNHGEDAGVECADPVELRLVNGSHRCAGRVEVFHLHQYGTVCDDSWDINEAVVVCRYLGCGTAISAPRGARFGRGADPIWMDDVECTGTETSLSSCTAKPWGSNDCNHGEDAGVICSENVRLVNGSNRCSGRVEIRSPHNDQWGTIYDRTWDLTAASILCGQLGCGVASSAPGGAHFGPGSGSVCFDDISCKGTEDTLHECNINFQGTNNCNHRHDAGVICSASPTLNVGNIRLQDGPHSCAGRLEVFHQQQWGTVCDDGWGLPDATVVCRQLGCGIALEAPHGAHFGRGLGSIVLDDVNCTGSEKALKECGGRTVGEHDCDHAEDASVVCSGQLEIRLASGPNSCSGRVEFNHNGSWVSIGDSGWKLPQATVVCRQLGCGAALSAPVGNKYGMGVGPAFLDEVECSGSELSLIECKAVPTGPHKCICGSYAGAECAGSSGSGRIAAVILGVLAIIVIIVGVLFYMRKKRGKSFAVNPFAHRREGFMENITVGSDMVNGIREMYMRGKEQIVPEADREDDTICLVKTTPEPSAENTE; translated from the exons AGCTTGGAGCACCGAGACTCCAGAGGCAGACCAGCCTGATATCCGGCTTGTGAATGGTTCAAGTCGCTGCAGTGGGAGAGTTGAGGTGCTCCATAACGGGGTGTGGGGCacagtttgtgatgacagctgGGGCATGGAAGAAGCCCGAGTCGTCTGCCGGCAGCTGGGTTGTGCAACCGCAGTAACTGCGCCACGTAATGGATATTTTGGAAAAGGCGATGGCCGCATTTGGCTGGATGAACTCCGGTGCACAGGGACTGAATCAGCCCTCAGTCAATGCCCATCAAGGCCTTGGGGAGAAAATGACTGTCACCATGGAGAAGATGCTGGTGTTGTGTGCTCAG AGGTGCGGCTGATGGGTGGTTCAACTCCTTGTACTGGCAGGATTGAGATACTCCATAACCAAAGATGGGGAACTGTATGTGACAATGGCTGGGACTTAAATGATGCCCATGTTGTGTGCCGGGAAGTTGGCTGTGGAGCTGCCTTGGCAGCAACTACTGCGGCGAAATTTGGACAAGGTTCTGGTCCTGTCTGGATGGATCAAGTGAACTGCACGGGGGAAGAGGACACCCTCAGGAAATGCCCACCGAAAATCTTGGCGGAGCACAGATGTGACCATAACAAGGATGCGGGTGTGGAATGCACAG AACCGCCTGAGATCAGATTAACAAACGGCCCCAGCAAATGTTCTGGAAGAGTAGAGATACTTCATGAGAAACTTTGGGGAACTATTTGCGATGATGACTGGGATCTTGAGGACGCCCAGGTTGTTTGTCAGTATTTAGGCTGCGGAACAGCTCTCTCGGCTCCACGAGGTTCTCGCTTTGGCCAAGGAACAGGTCCGATCTGGTTGGATGGCGTTAATTGCACAGGGACCGAGAAAGCAATCAGCAAATGTCCAGCAAAAGAATGGGGACAACATGACTGTACCCATTCAGAAGATGCTGGTGTTACATGTGCAG AACTACGTCTAGTGGGTGGCTTAAATCGCTGTTCAGGAAGGGTTGAGGTGTATCACAACCAGCAATGGGGCACCATTTGTGACAGCAATTGGGACTTAAATGATGCCCAGGTGGTGTGCAGAGAACTGGACTGTGGATCAGCTACAAAGGCAACTGGAGGATCACGATTTGGACAAGGATCTGATATCATATGGTTAGACCAAGTGAACTGCACAGGAAAAGAAGCCTTTTTGAGTGAATGCCAAAAAAGGCCCTGGGGACAGCACAGCTGCAGCCACCGTGGGGAAGCAAGTGTGGAGTgttcag ACCCAAATGAAGTCAGACTGGTGAACGGAACAAGCCGCTGCACTGGGAGAGTTGAGGTGCTCCACAACCAGCAGTGGGGGACAGTATGTGATGATGGCTGGGATCTGACCAGTGCCCAGGTTGTGTGTAGGGAACTTGGCTGTGGTGTTGCCTTATCTGCCCCAAGAGGAGCCAGCTTTGGAAGAGGAGCTGATCCTATCTGGCTGGATGATGTCAAATGTAAAGGGACAGAAGCTGCTCTCAGGGACTGCCGTCTTAAAGCTTGGGGAGAACATAATTGCAACCATGGAGAAGATGCTGGTGCTGTTTGTTCAG AACTCCGGCTGGCAAACGGCACAAGTCGCTGCTCAGGGAGAGTGGAAATATTCTATAACCAGCAATGGGGGACTGTATGCGATGACCGTTGGGGCTCTAAACAGGCGGAAGTTGTCTGCAGGGAGCTGGGCTGTGGTGTCCCTTTGAAAGCTCACACAAAAGCATTCTATGGACAGGGGACAGGGCCTATCTGGCTGGATGATGTAAACTGCCAAGGAACAGAAACATCCCTTAAAGACTGCTCAGCAAGCAGCTGGGGACACAACAACTGCAACCATGGAGAAGATGCTGGTGTCGAGTGTGCGG ACCCAGTGGAGTTGAGGTTGGTCAATGGCTCACATCGGTGTGCTGGGAGAGTGGAGGTCTTTCACCTGCACCAGTATGGGACTGTGTGCGATGACAGCTGGGACATAAATGAGGCCGTGGTTGTGTGCCGGTACCTTGGTTGTGGAACGGCCATTTCCGCCCCCCGTGGGGCTCGGTTTGGACGTGGAGCTGATCCCATCTGGATGGACGATGTGGAATGTACAGGAACAGAAACATCTCTCTCTTCTTGCACGGCAAAGCCTTGGGGAAGCAACGATTGTAATCATGGAGAGGATGCTGGTGTTATATGCTCAG AGAATGTCAGGTTGGTCAACGGCTCAAATCGCTGCAGTGGGAGAGTTGAGATCCGATCACCTCACAATGATCAATGGGGAACGATATACGACCGAACTTGGGATTTAACTGCTGCTTCAATTCTGTGCGGTCAACTGGGATGTGGAGTTGCTTCATCAGCCCCAGGTGGAGCTCATTTTGGACCTGGATCAGGCTCCGTCTGTTTTGATGACATCAGCTGCAAAGGCACCGAAGATACCCTGCACGAGTGCAATATAAACTTTCAGGGGACAAATAACTGCAACCACAGACATGATGCAGGAGTCATTTGTTCAG CTTCACCTACTCTGAATGTGGGGAATATCAGACTACAAGATGGTCCACATTCTTGTGCCGGAAGACTTGAGGTTTTCCACCAGCAGCAGTGGGGAACTGTGTGCGACGACGGATGGGGATTGCCAGATGCCACTGTTGTCTGTAGGCAGCTGGGCTGCGGCATTGCTTTGGAGGCCCCGCACGGAGCACATTTTGGACGTGGTCTGGGCTCCATTGTTCTGGATGATGTAAACTGCACAGGGTCGGAAAAAGCCCTCAAAGAGTGTGGTGGCCGGACTGTAGGAGAACACGACTGTGATCATGCAGAAGATGCAAGTGTGGTATGCTCAG gccAACTTGAGATCCGATTGGCCAGTGGACCCAATTCTTGCAGTGGCCGGGTGGAGTTCAATCACAATGGCTCTTGGGTCTCAATTGGTGACTCTGGCTGGAAACTCCCACAAGCCACAGTGGTGTGTCGACAGCTGGGTTGTGGTGCAGCGTTGTCTGCACCAGTAGGCAATAAATATGGCATGGGTGTTGGCCCAGCTTTTCTGGATGAAGTGGAGTGTTCTGGATCAGAGTTGAGTTTGATTGAATGCAAGGCTGTGCCGACAGGACCCCATAAGTGCATCTGCGGCTCCTACGCAGGAGCAGAGTGTGCAGGATCATCAG GTTCTGGTAGAATCGCTGCAGTGATTCTAGGTGTTTTAGCCATCATCGTAATTATTGTTGGAGTTCTGttttacatgaggaaaaagagagggaaatcgTTTGCTGTGAATCCCTTTGCTCACAGAAGAG AAGGATTCATGGAAAATATCACAGTAGGATCAGATATGGTAAACGGCATTCGGGAAATGTATATGCGGGGAAAAGAACAAATTGTACCTGAGGCAGACCGTGAAGATGACACCATTTGCTTGGTGAAAACCACCCCTGAGCCTTCTGCAGAGAATACTGAATGA